Proteins encoded in a region of the Bacteroidota bacterium genome:
- a CDS encoding DMT family transporter: protein MIFIFLTILFSSLIFVAFKLFPRFKIDNFQALTINYLAASTIGIIILGSEFNYEMIITKSWLPFSLLIGFVFIFTFILFALSSQKAGVAITAVFSKMSVIIPVIAGIFLYSEKLNALIVLGIISTFSAFILIFYKRGKNKIQISIIVLPIIIFFANGLIDTLLKYIEHYHIAGDYTLFLTMIFITALIIGSIISIYRYFKTKQAFTIQSIIGGTILGLFNYSTTYFMLLAMNLFESNVLFPLQNVGIVMLSALLGIFFFREKLSLTNWIGIFLSILAILLIALA from the coding sequence ATGATCTTTATCTTTTTAACCATTCTCTTTTCCTCTTTGATTTTTGTTGCTTTTAAGTTATTTCCACGATTTAAAATTGATAATTTTCAAGCTCTGACCATTAATTATTTGGCAGCATCTACTATTGGTATAATCATTCTAGGTTCTGAATTTAATTACGAAATGATAATTACAAAATCATGGTTGCCATTTTCATTATTAATCGGATTTGTATTCATCTTTACCTTTATTCTTTTTGCCCTATCATCGCAAAAAGCAGGTGTTGCAATAACAGCTGTATTCAGTAAAATGTCGGTAATTATTCCTGTTATTGCAGGAATATTTCTGTATTCAGAAAAATTAAATGCACTTATTGTTTTGGGGATTATTTCGACCTTTTCAGCTTTTATTCTCATTTTTTATAAAAGAGGCAAAAATAAAATTCAAATATCAATCATCGTCCTTCCAATAATTATATTTTTTGCCAACGGACTTATCGATACTTTGCTGAAATACATTGAACATTATCATATTGCCGGAGATTATACTTTGTTTCTAACCATGATTTTTATTACGGCCTTAATAATAGGTTCAATCATTTCTATTTATCGATATTTTAAAACAAAACAAGCCTTTACCATTCAGAGTATTATTGGAGGTACTATTTTAGGACTGTTCAATTATTCAACCACTTATTTCATGCTCTTGGCAATGAACCTCTTTGAAAGCAACGTTTTGTTCCCATTACAAAATGTGGGTATCGTAATGCTATCTGCACTTTTAGGGATTTTCTTTTTCCGTGAAAAATTAAGTTTGACAAATTGGATAGGGATTTTCCTTTCGATTTTAGCTATTTTACTGA
- a CDS encoding glycosyltransferase, protein MNKKIKRIAMLSTHGYFDPIPQLGITDTGGQVVYVLELAKALSKLGIKIDIYTRWFDKSKKQIDPVPGYPEVNVIRIEAGPWEFIPKEFIYEILPELSKNMISFIRQNMLDYDLYHGHYVDAGIVTLEVAKAFHKPSFFTAHSLGAWKKDQMGGDPAEMEKKFNFEHRIQEEMRIFKNVNAQTVTSIVQLEKLEALYHFKPTNIIDIPPGVDIHTYQLPAQEVLAQKTGLPQKYVFCISRIETNKGHDFLLHAFDIVRKKIADIDLVIGGGSPNPKQREVDLYQKMKDIIDENGMNGRVRLIGYVPDDLMPVYYQQSEMFVLPSLFEPFGMTAQEAMACGKAVIASKFGGIRNVIEHGENGLLVDPSNSSEFADAMIRLLENPERTKIIGNNAYKTVQDNFSWEAIATRFLEFYEQYI, encoded by the coding sequence TTGAATAAAAAAATTAAGCGGATTGCCATGCTAAGTACACACGGGTATTTTGATCCGATCCCACAACTTGGCATAACCGATACAGGAGGGCAGGTAGTTTATGTTTTGGAATTAGCCAAGGCTTTATCAAAACTCGGAATTAAAATTGATATTTACACCCGCTGGTTTGATAAAAGCAAGAAACAAATCGATCCTGTTCCGGGATATCCCGAAGTTAATGTAATCAGAATAGAAGCAGGTCCTTGGGAATTCATTCCTAAGGAGTTTATTTATGAAATATTACCCGAACTATCAAAAAACATGATCAGTTTTATCAGGCAAAATATGCTGGATTACGATTTATATCATGGTCATTATGTCGACGCAGGAATTGTCACTCTCGAAGTAGCAAAAGCATTTCATAAACCTAGCTTCTTCACGGCCCACTCATTGGGTGCTTGGAAAAAAGATCAAATGGGCGGTGATCCTGCTGAAATGGAAAAGAAATTCAATTTCGAACATCGTATTCAAGAAGAAATGAGGATTTTCAAAAATGTGAATGCTCAAACGGTTACTTCGATTGTTCAGCTGGAGAAACTGGAAGCACTTTATCATTTTAAACCAACAAATATCATCGATATACCACCTGGGGTAGATATTCATACTTATCAACTGCCTGCTCAGGAAGTGCTTGCACAAAAAACAGGGCTGCCTCAAAAATATGTGTTTTGCATCAGCCGCATTGAGACCAATAAAGGTCATGATTTTTTATTGCACGCTTTTGATATAGTCAGAAAAAAAATAGCAGATATTGACCTCGTAATTGGAGGCGGATCCCCTAATCCAAAACAAAGAGAAGTTGATCTGTATCAAAAAATGAAAGATATCATCGATGAAAATGGGATGAACGGACGTGTTCGTTTGATTGGTTATGTGCCTGATGATTTGATGCCTGTTTATTACCAGCAATCAGAAATGTTTGTTTTACCTTCATTATTTGAACCTTTTGGAATGACAGCTCAGGAAGCAATGGCTTGTGGGAAAGCGGTTATCGCATCGAAATTTGGCGGGATCAGAAATGTAATTGAGCATGGTGAAAATGGATTATTAGTTGATCCATCAAACAGCAGTGAATTTGCAGATGCCATGATAAGGCTTCTCGAAAACCCGGAGAGAACGAAAATAATTGGCAATAATGCTTATAAAACTGTTCAGGATAATTTCAGTTGGGAAGCAATTGCAACCCGCTTTCTTGAATTTTATGAGCAGTACATTTAA